A single Lolium perenne isolate Kyuss_39 chromosome 6, Kyuss_2.0, whole genome shotgun sequence DNA region contains:
- the LOC127307656 gene encoding uncharacterized protein, which produces MEVVQTLASAVQLVSAMVSAVGALEQAAADAAEAPRRLQVLEDFVSDLELLMQQAKQKHAHKMHGPQLERQFQSLSRLMDQLRGNIIKARRALKKGKGKGLARVVWSSVVGDPLMKYIQLIRDDLNWWLELQKLSQSVGNAIASTAKGTPSLLRVKSEHGYPVSTKCNYVRELLEKDDGHRVVLIVGLSGIGKSCLARQIASEPPDNFVDGAIEISFGRWCSRAACSGSRSEYHKRLVRKICKFLVQIGSMTVNEDTAKDLEDVCCLLQTSLVGRSMLILLDDVWEQDIVDRFTKLYDNDCRYLVTTRDEAVYEIAEAEKVEISKDDIKRISKGILLYHSLLSAEELPPVADGLLDRCGHHPLTVAVLGKALRKETRVEKWEKAISNLSTYATCAPGPVSYVNEKEVETTLTIFGSFEFSLEAMPANSRRFFMVLAAISWEEPVPEACLESIWSALMQDSLFPIVVSKLVEGSLIIKMEDQSMYHMHDMVSLYLEDKANDALHTVLTDSFPEYAALVAPWLFIFGKEGVKGSAEQKMRSFFSLLEFLEIGILLGSTTQALMACKSISEFEASRIGFRKILGPQIAELISVGSPALIVAVTKAITVIFFNADYANLAQSLETAGSVDKLICVLHGYEDSSTLANVSAVLAKVSEHVSATIADEILASIPMDRIAELLSPENEEWHEIVFTTLASLIKVGNLKAVERMIEAGVDKKLLVLLGCGSEISQHHAIITLKTFCELGAPLQECMGPGLLIHLPWHARLTLERFVLSDQNVAPSPKPQYFEVLLHRILRTDNKDIIEAIQGLIPLAERANDPRVQDLLLGSNLSDRLAFLLQRREIENNQVRSQTAFLVMKLACTGGEPYVRRFLELDIVDELIVMMQSSTDDLQDSAYHALHQIVYAKGGSVVLQRFLKRGTIEKLVNLLDRKCVKTKDLVVQLLVDIAAVGTKPCIERMLSSKVIEKLVALEEAGEPFSGAVSRYIHGLNMCENIQSAERSVMKQHIMRKVRSAARGHNLEMGLVASVEACISEGTKGASSSRRKR; this is translated from the exons ATGGAAGTCGTGCAAACACTTGCCTCGGCGGTGCAGCTGGTGTCTGCAATGGTGTCTGCGGTGGGAGCACTGGAGCAGGCGGCCGCGGACGCTGCGGAGGCTCCGAGGAGGCTCCAGGTGCTCGAGGATTTCGTGTCCGACCTTGAGCTGCTGATGCAGCAGGCTAAGCAGAAGCACGCTCACAAGATGCACGGCCCGCAGCTGGAGCGTCAGTTCCAGAGCTTGAGCAGGCTCATGGATCAGCTCCGCGGCAATATCATCAAGGCCAGGCGAGCCTTGAAGAAGGGCAAAGGGAAGGGCTTGGCCAGGGTGGTGTGGAGCTCGGTGGTGGGAGACCCACTCATGAAGTATATCCAGCTGATCAGGGATGATTTGAACTGGTGGCTGGAACTGCAGAAGCTGTCACAGAGCGTCGGCAATGCCATAGCATCTACAGCCAAGGGTACACCATCGTTGCTGAGAGTCAAGTCTGAACATGGCTATCCAGTGTCGACGAAATGCAACTACGTTAGGGAGCTTTTGGAAAAGGATGATGGCCATCGAGTTGTCCTCATTGTTGGGCTATCTGGTATCGGGAAGTCGTGCCTCGCTCGACAGATAGCTTCTGAGCCGCCTGATAATTTTGTGGATGGTGCAATTGAGATTAGTTTCGGGCGGTGGTGCAGTAGAGCAGCATGTAGTGGAAGCAGGAGTGAGTACCATAAACGTCTTGTTAGGAAGATATGCAAATTCCTAGTACAAATTGGTTCCATGACTGTGAATGAGGACACGGCAAAAGATCTTGAAGATGTGTGTTGCTTGCTTCAGACCTCGTTGGTCGGAAGGAGCATGTTAATACTACTCGATGACGTGTGGGAGCAAGACATAGTTGATCGCTTCACAAAGCTATATGATAATGATTGCCGGTATCTTGTGACAACAAGGGATGAAGCAGTTTATGAGATAGCAGAAGCTGAAAAAGTAGAAATATCCAAAGATGACATCAAGAGAATCAGCAAGGGCATTCTTCTATACCATAGTCTTCTTAGTGCTGAAGAACTTCCG CCTGTTGCAGACGGCTTGCTAGACCGTTGTGGACACCATCCCCTTACAGTTGCTGTGTTGGGTAAGGCTCTCAGGAAGGAGACCAGAGTAGAGAAATGGGAGAAAGCAATATCCAACCTTTCCACATATGCAACTTGTGCACCAGGTCCAGTTTCATATGTCAACGAGAAAGAAGTCGAGACCACACTGACCATCTTTGGATCTTTTGAGTTCAGCTTGGAAGCAATGCCTGCAAACTCCCGAAGGTTTTTCATGGTCCTAGCAGCTATTTCATGGGAAGAACCTGTTCCAGAAGCATGCCTGGAATCCATTTGGTCAGCACTTATGCAGGACAGTTTATTCCCTATTGTGGTTTCAAAACTAGTAGAAGGCTCACTCATCATCAAAATGGAAGACCAATCAATGTATCATATGCATGACATGGTTTCTCTTTACCTTGAGGACAAAGCAAATGATGCTCTTCATACTGTTTTGACTGATTCATTTCCTGAATATGCTGCATTGGTGGCTCCTTGGCTTTTTATTTTTGGCAAAGAGGGTGTGAAAGGGTCTGCTGAGCAGAAGATGAGATCATTCTTTTCTTTGCTAGAGTTCTTGGAGATTGGGATCTTACTGGGAAGCACCACCCAAGCTCTCATGGCATGCAAATCAATATCTGAATTCGAGGCTAGCAGGATTGGCTTCAGAAAAATACTTGGACCTCAAATAGCGGAGCTAATTTCTGTTGGGTCACCAGCTCTCATTGTTGCTGTCACCAAAGCCATTACAGTCATCTTTTTCAATGCAGACTATGCAAATCTCGCCCAATCTCTTGAAACAGCAGGTTCTGTCGATAAATTGATCTGTGTTCTTCATGGCTATGAAGATTCTTCAACTCTAGCTAACGTTTCTGCTGTTCTTGCCAAGGTATCTGAGCATGTCAGTGCCACAATTGCCGACGAAATTTTGGCAAGCATTCCCATGGATCGAATTGCAGAATTATTGTCTCCAGAAAATGAGGAGTGGCATGAAATTGTGTTTACAACTTTAGCATCTCTGATAAAAGTGGGAAATTTAAAGGCTGTTGAGAGAATGATTGAAGCAGGAGTTGACAAGAAGCTTCTGGTACTTCTGGGCTGTGGTTCTGAGATCTCACAGCATCATGCAATTATCACACTAAAAACTTTCTGTGAGCTTGGTGCACCACTTCAAGAGTGCATGGGGCCTGGATTGTTGATTCATTTGCCATGGCATGCTCGGCTTACCTTGGAGAGATTTGTTTTATCGGACCAGAATGTAGCCCCATCACCGAAGCCTCAATATTTCGAGGTGCTTCTTCACAGGATTCTACGGACAGATAACAAAGATATCATTGAAGCTATCCAAGGTTTAATACCTCTTGCTGAGAGGGCTAATGATCCTAGAGTGCAAGATCTTCTTTTGGGAAGCAATCTGTCTGATAGGTTGGCATTTCTGCTGCAACGTAGAGAAATCGAAAACAACCAAGTGAGGTCTCAGACTGCCTTTCTGGTAATGAAATTGGCCTGCACCGGAGGAGAGCCATACGTCCGCAGGTTCCTGGAGCTTGATATTGTTGATGAGCTCATTGTGATGATGCAGTCCTCCACTGATGACCTACAGGATTCAGCATACCATGCTCTACATCAGATTGTGTATGCAAAGGGAGGATCAGTAGTCCTGCAGAGATTTTTAAAACGGGGAACTATAGAAAAATTAGTCAATCTACTCGACCGTAAGTGTGTTAAGACGAAGGATCTTGTGGTGCAACTTCTGGTAGACATTGCAGCGGTTGGAACCAAACCCTGCATCGAAAGAATGCTCTCTTCCAAAGTCATTGAGAAGCTTGTTGCCCTCGAGGAAGCAGGTGAGCCTTTCAGTGGAGCAGTGTCGAGATACATCCATGGATTGAACATGTGCGAGAACATCCAGTCTGCTGAGAGATCAGTGATGAAACAACATATTATGAGGAAAGTGAGATCAGCAGCGAGAGGGCATAATCTGGAGATGGGTCTAGTTGCCTCTGTGGAGGCCTGCATTTCTGAAGGCACAAAAGGAGCCAGCAGTAGCAGGAGAAAAAGATAG